One window of the Crateriforma spongiae genome contains the following:
- a CDS encoding sigma-54-dependent transcriptional regulator produces the protein MRILFADDETHLQTLMRDALTRRGYNVTVCPDGLTAVAALEKESFDCLIVDIDMPGMTGIEVIERARELRPEIDAVVMTGKPSQETAIAALRSHAFDYLTKPCPLADIARMLERVAAHRDIKRQLAALQHRLHRAEGDSQLVGSGNAMQSVQKLIEKVGPTESTVLIRGETGCGKELVARAVHANSLRADKPLVAINCGALPENLIESELFGHCRGAFTGADAARTGLLEVAHGGTVFLDEIGELPLAVQAKLLRVLETGDIRRLGDNQTVQVDARIICATHRNLEQMVEEGTFREDLMFRINTFELTVPPLRQRTEDIAVLAEHLLRRHRSDGVSGKLFAPETLAALVAHTWPGNVRELANVIEHAAILCDELPITPEHLPSRFGERQLRKEIREADPMTLKEMEMLAIQRSLQRHGGDKKIAAEELGVSLKTLYNKLNAAEERRAAG, from the coding sequence ATGCGAATCTTGTTCGCCGACGATGAAACTCATTTGCAAACCTTGATGCGGGATGCTTTGACCCGCCGCGGTTACAACGTCACCGTTTGTCCCGATGGATTGACGGCCGTCGCGGCGCTGGAAAAAGAATCTTTCGATTGTCTAATCGTTGACATCGACATGCCGGGCATGACGGGGATCGAAGTCATCGAACGGGCTCGTGAGTTGCGCCCCGAAATCGACGCGGTCGTGATGACGGGCAAACCCAGCCAGGAAACCGCCATCGCCGCCCTGCGCAGCCACGCGTTTGACTACCTGACCAAACCATGCCCGCTGGCCGATATCGCGCGAATGCTGGAGCGGGTCGCCGCCCACCGTGACATCAAACGGCAATTGGCCGCGCTGCAACATCGTTTGCACCGCGCCGAAGGCGATTCGCAACTGGTCGGATCGGGCAACGCAATGCAGTCGGTTCAAAAGCTGATCGAAAAGGTCGGCCCCACCGAAAGCACCGTTCTGATCCGTGGTGAAACCGGTTGCGGCAAAGAACTGGTCGCCCGTGCGGTTCACGCCAACAGCCTGCGTGCGGACAAACCGTTGGTCGCAATCAATTGTGGCGCCCTACCCGAAAACTTGATCGAAAGCGAACTGTTCGGTCACTGTCGCGGTGCCTTCACCGGTGCCGACGCCGCGCGAACCGGATTGCTGGAAGTCGCCCACGGAGGCACCGTCTTCCTGGATGAAATTGGCGAACTTCCGTTGGCCGTCCAAGCCAAGTTGCTGCGGGTCCTGGAAACGGGCGACATCCGGCGTCTGGGCGACAATCAAACCGTCCAAGTCGACGCCAGGATTATCTGTGCGACGCACCGAAATCTGGAACAGATGGTGGAAGAAGGCACTTTTCGCGAAGACTTGATGTTCCGCATCAACACCTTCGAACTGACCGTTCCGCCGCTGCGTCAAAGGACCGAGGACATCGCGGTTTTGGCCGAACACCTGTTGCGTCGCCACCGCAGCGATGGAGTCTCCGGCAAACTATTCGCTCCGGAAACCCTGGCGGCGTTGGTCGCACACACTTGGCCGGGCAACGTCCGTGAACTGGCGAACGTGATCGAGCACGCGGCGATTCTTTGCGACGAACTGCCGATTACACCGGAGCACTTGCCCAGTCGGTTTGGCGAACGCCAACTGCGGAAAGAAATCCGCGAAGCCGATCCGATGACGCTAAAAGAAATGGAAATGCTCGCGATCCAGCGGTCATTGCAGCGGCACGGCGGTGACAAGAAAATCGCCGCCGAAGAATTGGGTGTCAGCCTGAAAACGCTTTACAACAAGCTGAACGCCGCCGAAGAACGACGTGCCGCCGGGTGA
- the guaB gene encoding IMP dehydrogenase translates to MLEDKIGVQGVTFDDVLLVPRYSEVVPAEVDVSTRLTDRIALQIPMVSSPMDTVTESGMAIALAKEGGIGVIHKNLSVVGQTGEVLKVKRSANGIIVDPVTMGPGEQVGKAAETMDKANVSGIPIVHDDGTLAGILTRRDLRFLEDPSLPVSEVMTRENLVTAVGNVTLEEAERILTAKRVEKLLLIDEERKLTGLITIRDIDMMKRFPRACKDPQGRLRVGAAIGVGDLDRAESLIGVGVDFLVVDSAHGHSRNVIETVREIKQQTNWDIDVVAGNVATADGTRDLIEAGADAVKVGIGPGSICTTRVISGVGVPQVTAIMDAVGVAEQNNIPVIADGGIRFSGDVTKAIAAGASTVMIGSLFAGLAESPGKTILYQGRTFKEYRGMGSMGAMVKGSSDRYRQKGTEAGKLVPEGVEGRVPFKGPLSDYVYQLVGGLRAGMGYVGTRTIEELRRDARFTRVSAATVRENHPHDIAITQEAPNYSPDVHSDQK, encoded by the coding sequence ATGCTGGAAGACAAAATCGGCGTCCAGGGCGTCACCTTTGATGACGTCTTGCTGGTCCCCCGCTACAGCGAAGTCGTTCCCGCCGAAGTCGATGTCAGCACGCGTCTGACCGACCGCATTGCGCTGCAAATCCCGATGGTGTCGTCGCCCATGGACACGGTCACCGAATCGGGAATGGCGATCGCCCTGGCCAAAGAAGGCGGCATCGGGGTCATCCACAAAAACCTCAGCGTCGTCGGCCAGACCGGTGAAGTGCTGAAGGTAAAGCGTTCGGCCAACGGCATCATCGTCGATCCGGTCACGATGGGGCCGGGCGAACAGGTCGGCAAAGCCGCCGAAACGATGGACAAGGCCAACGTGTCCGGCATCCCCATCGTGCATGACGACGGCACCTTGGCCGGGATTCTGACCCGCCGTGATTTGCGTTTCCTAGAAGACCCATCTCTCCCAGTCAGCGAAGTCATGACTCGTGAGAATTTGGTGACGGCTGTAGGGAATGTAACGCTTGAGGAAGCTGAGCGAATTTTAACGGCAAAAAGGGTCGAGAAACTTCTGCTGATTGACGAAGAAAGGAAACTAACGGGACTGATTACGATCCGCGACATCGACATGATGAAGCGATTCCCGCGGGCTTGCAAAGATCCGCAGGGTCGACTTCGCGTCGGAGCCGCCATCGGAGTGGGGGACCTGGATCGGGCCGAAAGCCTGATCGGAGTGGGCGTCGACTTTTTGGTCGTCGATTCCGCTCACGGGCATAGCCGAAACGTGATCGAGACCGTTCGCGAAATCAAACAACAAACCAATTGGGATATCGACGTGGTCGCCGGAAACGTGGCCACCGCCGATGGGACTCGCGATCTGATCGAAGCGGGTGCGGATGCCGTCAAAGTGGGCATCGGGCCGGGTTCGATCTGTACGACGCGGGTGATCAGCGGTGTCGGTGTCCCCCAGGTGACGGCGATCATGGATGCGGTCGGCGTTGCGGAACAAAACAACATTCCTGTCATCGCCGACGGAGGAATCCGTTTCAGCGGTGACGTGACCAAAGCGATCGCCGCGGGCGCAAGCACGGTCATGATCGGCAGCCTGTTTGCCGGTCTGGCCGAAAGTCCCGGCAAAACCATCCTTTACCAAGGCCGTACCTTCAAGGAGTACCGCGGCATGGGATCGATGGGGGCGATGGTCAAGGGAAGTAGCGATCGGTATCGCCAAAAAGGCACCGAGGCGGGCAAGTTGGTCCCCGAAGGTGTCGAAGGACGCGTGCCGTTCAAAGGACCGCTCAGCGATTACGTCTACCAATTGGTGGGCGGACTTCGTGCCGGCATGGGATATGTCGGAACCAGGACGATCGAGGAACTGCGACGGGACGCACGCTTCACGCGGGTGTCCGCAGCGACGGTGAGGGAGAACCACCCGCATGACATTGCCATCACGCAAGAAGCGCCCAACTACAGCCCCGACGTTCACTCGGACCAAAAGTAG
- the ypfJ gene encoding KPN_02809 family neutral zinc metallopeptidase: protein MRWRGRRQSTNVEDRRSMSGPAVMGGGIGVVLIAVVIALLGGNPQQFLQQANQGAPQGGGGEVQLSEAEVEAGEFVKTIFADTEEVWGDLFRRAGYEYRQPTLVLFKDRVQSGCGMASSGTGPFYCPADEKVYLDTSFFDQLSRQLGAPGDFAQAYVVAHEVGHHVQKLLGYTDLVDKKRQTLPEVQYNRYSVALELQADFFAGVMLHHADKKWNTIERGDVEEGLNAARRIGDDALQMASRGYVQPESFNHGTSEQRMKWLYLGLETGDLSQGDTFTALGLGR, encoded by the coding sequence ATGCGGTGGCGTGGTCGTCGTCAAAGTACAAATGTGGAAGACCGACGCTCGATGTCTGGACCGGCTGTGATGGGCGGCGGCATCGGTGTGGTTCTGATTGCCGTGGTGATCGCTCTGTTGGGCGGCAACCCGCAACAGTTTCTTCAGCAGGCCAACCAAGGCGCACCGCAAGGCGGCGGTGGTGAAGTTCAGCTGTCCGAGGCCGAGGTGGAAGCCGGCGAATTCGTCAAAACGATTTTTGCAGACACCGAAGAAGTTTGGGGCGATCTGTTCCGACGAGCCGGATACGAGTATCGACAGCCGACGCTGGTGTTGTTCAAGGACCGCGTGCAATCAGGCTGCGGGATGGCCAGCAGCGGAACCGGCCCGTTTTATTGCCCGGCCGACGAAAAGGTTTATCTGGACACATCCTTCTTTGACCAACTGTCGCGTCAATTGGGGGCTCCCGGTGATTTTGCCCAAGCTTATGTCGTCGCACATGAAGTGGGGCATCATGTGCAGAAACTTCTTGGCTACACCGACCTGGTCGACAAGAAACGGCAAACGTTGCCGGAGGTCCAGTACAACCGCTATTCGGTCGCTTTGGAATTACAGGCGGACTTCTTTGCCGGCGTCATGCTGCATCATGCCGACAAGAAGTGGAACACGATCGAACGCGGGGACGTGGAAGAAGGATTGAACGCCGCTCGCCGCATCGGTGACGATGCCCTGCAAATGGCCAGTCGCGGTTACGTTCAACCCGAATCTTTCAACCACGGCACCAGCGAACAGCGCATGAAATGGCTGTACCTGGGTTTGGAAACGGGCGACCTGTCCCAAGGCGATACGTTCACGGCGTTGGGGCTTGGGCGATAG
- a CDS encoding prenyltransferase/squalene oxidase repeat-containing protein: MASYPSSYVPPSTSLPSAALTGGEDDVIVADLVHPESLVDQTNEDDTSKGGWLGLIRATPAWLVSTAVHVALLVALGLVTMTEPQKIINVLTAAVTDDRGPEIKEFVIEEVDVDVSTEMEESADPPPALNEFEQVVESIALDVPTEAISVPIESFDLAANMAPAGDVLQSLQSMASQSLSSRGKDMREDMLRKYGGTPSSEAAVSAALKWLALHQAPNGGWTFNHASVCRGRCGNIGEPKYLRAYNAATALALLPFLGAGQTHYEGEYQQVVRKGLLFLIKNGRKGKIKGVNMLDFTEPGGRMYSHGLAAIALSEAYAMTQDPALAEPTQAALNFIVWAQGPDGGWRYQPNSPMGDTSVVGWQLMALKSGYMGHLVVPPQSISESVRYLNRVQGKNGAVYGYVAPPAPRMDDPTKLKISPACTAIGLLCRMYTGWQKGDPRLESGVQELARIGVRRDNIYYDYYAAQVLRHHGGSEWQAFNEILRDWLVSTQSQDRGAKGSWHFPNSQSHKGPVEGGRLLSTAFATMILEVYYRHMPLYADAAAEEEFPL; this comes from the coding sequence ATGGCGTCTTATCCATCCAGCTACGTACCACCATCGACGTCGTTGCCATCGGCCGCGCTGACCGGAGGCGAAGACGACGTGATCGTTGCAGATTTGGTCCACCCCGAATCGCTGGTGGACCAAACGAACGAGGACGATACGTCCAAGGGCGGCTGGCTGGGCCTGATCCGCGCGACACCAGCCTGGTTGGTCAGCACCGCCGTTCACGTGGCCCTGTTGGTCGCGTTGGGCTTGGTGACGATGACCGAGCCGCAAAAGATCATCAACGTCTTGACCGCAGCGGTCACCGACGATCGGGGCCCAGAGATCAAAGAGTTCGTCATCGAGGAGGTCGACGTGGATGTGTCGACCGAGATGGAGGAATCCGCCGACCCGCCGCCGGCGCTCAATGAATTCGAACAAGTGGTCGAATCGATCGCTCTGGACGTTCCCACCGAAGCGATCTCGGTCCCGATCGAAAGTTTCGATTTGGCCGCCAACATGGCCCCGGCCGGTGACGTGCTACAGTCGCTGCAGTCGATGGCCAGCCAGTCGCTAAGCAGCCGCGGCAAAGACATGCGGGAAGACATGCTGCGGAAATACGGCGGGACGCCCAGCAGCGAAGCCGCCGTCAGCGCGGCACTGAAATGGTTGGCACTGCACCAAGCCCCGAACGGTGGATGGACGTTCAATCACGCCAGTGTTTGCCGTGGACGGTGCGGCAATATCGGCGAACCGAAGTACTTGCGTGCGTACAACGCGGCGACGGCGCTCGCGCTGCTGCCGTTCCTGGGTGCCGGACAAACGCACTACGAAGGCGAATACCAACAAGTCGTTCGCAAGGGGCTGCTGTTCCTGATCAAGAACGGCCGCAAAGGCAAAATCAAAGGCGTCAACATGCTGGACTTCACCGAACCTGGTGGACGCATGTATTCGCACGGTTTGGCGGCGATCGCCCTGTCCGAAGCCTATGCGATGACGCAGGACCCGGCGTTGGCCGAACCGACCCAAGCGGCCCTGAACTTTATCGTTTGGGCGCAAGGCCCCGACGGCGGATGGCGGTACCAACCCAATTCACCGATGGGCGACACGTCGGTGGTCGGCTGGCAATTGATGGCTTTGAAAAGTGGTTACATGGGGCACTTGGTCGTGCCGCCACAATCGATCAGCGAATCGGTGCGTTATTTGAACCGCGTTCAAGGCAAGAACGGTGCGGTCTACGGCTACGTCGCACCGCCGGCACCCCGCATGGATGACCCGACGAAGTTGAAGATCAGTCCCGCCTGTACCGCGATCGGCCTGCTGTGCCGGATGTACACGGGCTGGCAGAAAGGCGACCCAAGACTGGAGTCCGGTGTTCAGGAATTGGCCAGAATCGGCGTCCGTCGTGACAATATCTATTACGACTATTACGCCGCCCAAGTCCTGCGTCATCACGGCGGGTCGGAATGGCAGGCGTTCAACGAGATTCTGCGGGACTGGTTGGTATCGACCCAGTCGCAGGATCGCGGCGCCAAAGGCAGCTGGCACTTCCCCAATTCACAATCGCACAAAGGCCCCGTCGAAGGCGGCCGATTGCTAAGCACCGCGTTCGCCACAATGATTCTGGAAGTCTATTACCGGCACATGCCGTTGTACGCCGACGCGGCGGCGGAAGAAGAATTCCCGCTGTAG
- a CDS encoding YdcF family protein, which translates to MFKKSESTSPGLIGPIISSALTLGVIAGCLIALAFWADGYSAALRTFTSMIMPVGLAWTIGGFLTLWSIRRGRFGGMLLFGLFFALVGLLGNSRISDRLMRSVEWPIEDAADGQLESTAAPPFRTIIVLGGSVSTGPDGRFELGPDGERIFTAAQFWHQGRTESIICTGSSVTTEAPSTTGRILLESAGVPADKIFESPGMNTVEEMQNLKAFFDQPPETFPQAGDGRIGLITSAFHLNRAMRLARAQGFKFTPLPVAYRQGELDNYEIYDWVPTVQNLKDSTTALREWLAYFAGR; encoded by the coding sequence ATGTTTAAGAAATCTGAATCAACATCACCCGGCTTGATCGGCCCCATTATTTCGTCGGCACTGACGCTGGGCGTCATCGCCGGATGCCTGATCGCGCTGGCGTTTTGGGCCGACGGATACTCCGCGGCTCTGCGAACATTCACTTCAATGATCATGCCGGTCGGATTGGCTTGGACGATCGGCGGATTCCTGACGCTATGGTCAATCCGCCGTGGACGCTTTGGTGGCATGCTGTTGTTTGGTTTGTTCTTCGCCCTGGTCGGATTGCTGGGCAACAGCCGAATCAGCGACCGTTTGATGCGTAGTGTCGAATGGCCGATCGAAGATGCCGCCGACGGGCAATTGGAATCGACCGCCGCACCACCCTTTCGCACCATCATCGTTCTTGGCGGCAGCGTCTCCACCGGCCCCGACGGCCGATTCGAACTTGGCCCCGACGGCGAACGAATCTTCACCGCGGCCCAGTTTTGGCATCAAGGTCGCACCGAATCTATCATCTGTACCGGCAGCTCGGTGACGACCGAAGCCCCATCGACCACCGGTAGAATCTTGCTGGAATCCGCCGGCGTTCCGGCCGACAAGATCTTTGAATCTCCGGGAATGAATACGGTCGAAGAAATGCAAAACTTGAAAGCGTTCTTTGACCAACCGCCCGAGACCTTTCCGCAAGCCGGCGACGGACGAATCGGACTGATCACTAGCGCGTTTCATTTGAACCGTGCGATGCGTTTAGCTCGGGCCCAGGGATTCAAGTTCACTCCGTTGCCGGTCGCCTATCGCCAGGGCGAACTGGACAACTATGAAATTTATGACTGGGTCCCAACGGTTCAAAACCTAAAGGATTCGACGACTGCATTGCGTGAGTGGCTGGCCTATTTTGCGGGGCGTTAA
- a CDS encoding sensor histidine kinase has product MLRRRSIRTKLLAGLVTLTGVICCLAYSGISGLNRYDRLARVVAETSKELRLANDLHRLAVTLDEKNDRLMQPEAEFGMIEPISFDEGNLFAGNWRDVYIKEYDAAWEQLERSLESYSVLLDSRDPNLRSSLIYDSSHNVDEIVTCVDSIRLTNQHATDPRQYRKTLDKHYDNLIVATETNAVEMSESMVGFTSQVRSSYRTWIAIAWFLLLGAIATVLVMIWLFWTYIVQPFRTLLEGSRMVANHAAFGHRISLGTNDELDELASAMNAMSSKFSMVYNHSEQLRQNLETEVRDRTREVIRNEQLASVGFLAAGVAHEINNPLTTIAWGAESLEAQVADLDHSDEPTIHGETADSLRSTLKQIQSEAFRCKGITDRLLDFSRMSEVRRESTDLSKLVDDVVELVSKVGQYHYKTIRTHHSGPTIAEVNSHQIRQVVLNLITNALESVDSDGAVDVSVFTENQNAKIVVEDNGCGMSDEVMTHLFEPFFTRRQNGKGTGLGLSITYRIVSQHGGSLTPHSEGEGQGSRLEVTLPLTTENENETEPTVLSPAVNMAA; this is encoded by the coding sequence GTGCTACGACGACGATCGATTCGCACAAAACTATTGGCCGGACTGGTCACGCTGACGGGTGTCATTTGCTGCCTGGCTTACAGCGGGATCTCCGGACTGAACCGCTACGACCGTTTGGCACGGGTGGTCGCGGAAACCAGCAAGGAACTGCGGCTGGCCAACGATCTGCATCGCCTGGCGGTGACGCTGGACGAAAAGAACGACCGGCTGATGCAGCCGGAAGCCGAATTCGGCATGATCGAGCCGATCAGTTTCGACGAAGGCAATCTGTTTGCCGGAAACTGGCGTGACGTTTACATCAAGGAATACGACGCCGCCTGGGAACAGCTGGAACGGTCGTTGGAATCGTACAGCGTGCTGCTTGATTCGCGCGATCCCAATTTGCGTTCGTCGCTGATTTACGATTCCAGCCATAACGTCGACGAAATCGTCACATGCGTGGATTCGATCCGGCTGACCAATCAACACGCCACCGATCCACGCCAGTACCGCAAGACGCTGGACAAACACTACGACAACCTGATCGTCGCCACCGAAACCAATGCGGTGGAGATGAGCGAATCGATGGTCGGATTCACGTCCCAGGTTCGATCCAGCTATCGCACGTGGATCGCGATCGCGTGGTTTTTGTTGCTGGGTGCCATCGCCACGGTGTTGGTGATGATTTGGTTGTTTTGGACCTACATCGTTCAGCCCTTCCGCACGCTGCTGGAAGGTTCACGCATGGTGGCAAATCATGCCGCCTTTGGTCACCGAATCAGCTTGGGGACCAACGACGAATTGGACGAACTGGCATCGGCGATGAACGCGATGAGCAGCAAGTTCTCCATGGTCTATAACCACAGCGAACAGCTTCGCCAAAACCTGGAAACCGAAGTCCGCGATCGTACGCGTGAAGTGATTCGCAACGAACAACTGGCCAGCGTCGGATTCCTGGCCGCCGGCGTCGCCCATGAAATCAACAATCCGCTGACGACGATCGCTTGGGGCGCCGAGTCCTTGGAAGCCCAAGTGGCCGACCTGGACCACAGTGACGAACCGACGATCCACGGCGAAACCGCCGACTCGTTGCGTAGCACGCTGAAACAAATCCAAAGCGAAGCGTTTCGCTGTAAAGGCATCACCGATCGTCTGTTGGATTTCAGCCGGATGAGCGAAGTCCGACGCGAATCAACCGACCTATCCAAACTGGTCGACGACGTTGTGGAATTGGTCAGCAAAGTCGGTCAGTACCACTACAAGACGATTCGCACCCACCATTCCGGTCCGACAATCGCCGAAGTCAATTCGCATCAAATTCGCCAAGTCGTTTTGAACTTGATCACCAACGCGTTGGAATCAGTTGACAGCGATGGTGCGGTGGATGTTTCGGTGTTCACCGAAAACCAGAATGCCAAAATTGTCGTCGAAGACAACGGGTGTGGGATGAGCGACGAAGTGATGACGCACCTGTTCGAACCCTTCTTTACCCGGCGACAAAACGGGAAAGGCACCGGGTTGGGGTTAAGCATCACCTATCGAATCGTTTCCCAGCACGGTGGATCGCTGACGCCACACAGTGAAGGTGAAGGCCAAGGGTCACGCTTGGAAGTCACGCTGCCGCTGACCACCGAAAATGAAAACGAGACCGAACCGACGGTGCTGTCACCGGCGGTCAACATGGCGGCCTGA